The DNA window CCCGTAGCCGTGCTTTGGGTAGTAGAAGGAGCCGTCCAGGTGGCGGGCCTTCCCCTTCGAGCTCCCGAAGGCCTCCAGGAAAAAGGTCGTCAGGTCGAGCCCTTCCAGCCGGTCCCCGGCCACGCGAGGGGAGAGCCGTTCGGCGTCGGCGCCCCACAGCTTCTCGGTGTAGTTGAGCAGGAAGAGGTCCGCGAGGGTGGGGCCGTAGCTCTGGTGTGCCATCTCGCGGAAGTGGTCGGCGTCGGTCGAGACGCGCGGAATGGACAGCTGCTCCCACGAGATGCGGGCGAGAAGCGACGGCGGCAGCTTCCGGAGGAGGTCGACGGGCGCAAGCGGAAAGTCGATGCGGCGTCCCCGCCAGCAGATTTGGCTCGGCGCGTCGATCCGCCGCAGGTCGTCGCCCAGCAGGGCCTTCACGTCGGCGGTGATCTCGTCATTTTTGTCGTGAAACCGGTGGGCGCCGGTGTCGTAGCGGAAGGGGCCGAGCCGGAGGGTGCGTGCGTTTCCGCCCACAGCGTCGGCGGCCTCCAGCAGGCGCACGGGCATGCCCTGTCGGTCTGCGTAGAGCCCGGTGGCCAGCCCGGCCGGACCGGCCCCCAGCACTGTGATCGGCATGTCGGAGGGGTTAGTGCTCATAAACGGACACTGTGACTTTGGGCCACATGCGATTGACGTGTGGGTTGTGGTAGAATCGTTTTGTTCGCGTCGGGGTGCGGTCGGGGAGCGCGGCGTAGGTGCCCACGACGATCGTCCGTCCCTGCTCAGCCCGGCGCGCGCGGCGGACGTCACTGCTGTCCTCCACCGACAGGAAGCGCGCCTCCACCTGCTGGCGGCGCAGGTACGTATGGACGAGCGGCTTAGACACCACCCGCGTGGGGCCGGGCCGTTCGGTCTGCTGTTCGACAAACGTCTTCGCCTGCGCGATCGCCGACGGGGTGCGGTGCTGATTTACCAGCACGAGCGTCACGGCAGCGTAGGCACCTGCGATTCCCAGGGCGACTGCCTGGCCCCACCACCGCTGGAGTCGCCAGAGTGCCGCTGCTCCGGCTGCCGGCAGCGTCAGCAGAAGGGGCAACAGCGGGAGCACGTGCCGGCTCTTGTGCACCACGTTCTGGCCCACAAAGATCCAGACGCCGTAGAGCCCCGTGCAGAGCACAACGAGCCAAAAATGCCGCTCCCGCCAGCCCCCGTTCCGCCCGAGCCGCGGTGCCCCGAGGCCGCCGAGCCCGAGCACACCTGCGCCCACGAGGAGGGTGAGCGGATGGCGGCCCGGCCACCAGGCCCCAAGGCCGTCGGCCCAGAGGCCCTGCACCAGTCCCGCGACGCGGCGGCTCAGGTCCGACTCCGTCTGCACCGTGCCGCCGAACTCGGTGAAGTGTCCGGTCGTCTGTCCCCACGCCACGTCGACCAGGGGCCAAAAGCCGGTGTCGACGATCATCGGGACGAGCCACACCGCCACGCCGGCCGCGCCCACTCCCATCAGACGGACGGGATGCCGAGACCGCCCCAGCACCCACAAGGCCGGTACGATCACCAGCGGAAGGTACGAGAGCCGCAGCCCCGCCAGGAGGGCCGTCAGTCCGATGCCCGCGAGAGCCGCCCGTTCCTGGACTTTGTTTCCGTCCAGTGCTCGCACCAGCAGGGCCAGGGCCGCCAGCGCATTGGTTGTGCCCAACAGGTCGGGCATGTAGCGATTTCCCATCAGCCACAGCAGCGGACTGAAGAACACGGTTCCGCTGATGGCGATTCCCTCCACGGACCGCAGCGGCACATCGCGCAGCCGGAGCAGGCCCCAGATGATGCCCACGGTGGCCAGCCCGCCAACGATCGAGAAGCTCGCGCTGAACGAGCCGGTGGAGAGGTAGAACAGTTCGGCCGCCGCCCAGAACACGGGATATCCCGGAAAGTGCGGCTGCAGCGCCGCAATGTCGTACGCGTCCGCCACGCTGAGAGCGAAGCGCAGGCTGTCGGGGTCTTCGATGTACGTTATGGTCGTGGCGAGGCGGCTGCCGACGCAGGCCAGCACCAGCGCTCCCCACGCTACGCCGGGCATCCGCCCGTACCGCCGGAGCGCCCGACGCCACGCGGCCGGAACCTGGGAGGTAGCGGCGGTAGACGCGTTCATGTTCGAGTTGATGTCTGCGTGGGAGACAACAACGCCCCTCTCCCACTGAAGTGGAAGAGGGGCAGTTGATCAAGCATCACCGGTAGAGACCGGAGTTGATCCTCAGAACCTGGTGGTTACCAGTTTTGCACGTTGGTGTCTTTAAAGTCGTAGGCGTCCTGAAGGATGCCCGTTGCGGCCTCGAGCTCGTTCGCGTATTCCTCCGCCGTCATCTCGCCGTACGGCGGGGCGTTCCCGATGTCCTCCAGGATATCGTTCAGTTGCGTTTCGCTCAACGCACTGTTGTAGAACTGAAGTCCCCAGGCAAATGCCTTTGCCTCGCCCCAGGCACCCTCGTCAATGTCTCCTTGACTCAGTGTCCCGCTGACCTCGTCGCTGTTCAGAGTGCTCTCCATAGAGTTGATGTAGTGAATCACGTTGACCGCAACGACTTTCTCCCAGGCGTTGAGGGCCGTCTGGGCGTGGTCGGACGGGGAGTCTCCGTTCTCGATGTCTTTCCGTCCCTGTACGAGTGCTTCGAAGGCCTTACCGGCAAAGTCGTTGGGCTCGCCGGTTTGCTGAGCTGCGGCGGAGCGCTCAATGGCGTAGGCGGCCCAGGTGTGAACGTACTCGCTCGTCAGGTCGACGGAGCCGTTTTCGTCCAGGTCCCGCGCGATGATCGGGTCGTCCCCACCGTCGGTGGCTAGGCCCTCAACCCCTCCACTGTAGTCAAGGAAGGGCTCAAGGGCACGCGGGAAGCCGAAGTAGCCGAATGCTTTGTCCCACTGCTCAGCTTGGTCTCCGGAGACGTTCCCATTGGCGAAATCGTTGAGGATCGCTGCGCCCCGGCCGTAGATGGGCGTGCCCAGCAGCATCTTCTCGGCAAACTGACTCAGGACAATGCCGTTGTCCGTTCGAACGATGTTTTCCGATCCGGCTCGTTCGAGATAAAACTCGAGCATCTGATTCGTGGATATTTGCGACTCAGGGTCGGGGGAGTCGCCATTTTCCAGATATTGACTTCGCACGAGCGGGGTGTCGTCCGTCAGCGAAGAGAGGTTGACCGTTCCCTCGAAGTCCCCGTAGACACTCTGTTCGGGGGAGCCTTTGATAGAGGGGACCGTCGTGTCGTTCATGTCCCCTGTGTACAGGGCTTTGAGGTTGCTTGCGGAGTTGTTCGACACTGCGTCGTCCGACCCGGTCCGAATGCCGAGGTCGAAGGCCAGCAGGTTCGCGACGGTCTGGGAGCCGTAATCATTGGACGGATACTCGAACGTGCTCGTCTCGTCGCCATTGTCGCCCCCGTTCGAGCCGGTGCTGTCGCAGCCCGTCAGGACCAGCCCGACGGCGAGAAGGGGAATGAGGAGAAGGCGTGTGTAGCGCAGGAAAGAATGATGCATAGATGCGTATGCGTTAGTGAAAAAGTGCTCCGTGTGAGGGGTGCTTTCTGTGTGAGGAAGGGGTTCCGTCCTTCGGATTTCGGAGGGCGGGGCCCTTTTCTGTGTGATTCTAAAAGTCGTACTGAATCGAGAGATTGACCTGGCGGCGGGCACCGGGAATGATGCCGGTGCTCAGGTTGGCGCTCGGCTGGCGGGGATTGGAGTGTAGCCGCGAACCGATGTAGACGTTGTCCGTCACGTTCTTGGCGGTGAGTTGGACGCTGAGGGCGTCGGAGTACGCGTAGGTGGCCCCGGCGTCGAGTACCGCGTGGGCGGGCACCGGTCCCCGCTCGCCCCGGTTGTTGGTCATCTCCAGGTTTTCGAGGTCGGTGTAGAAGCGGCCCGTGTAACTGAGGTCCGTGGACAGGGTGAGCCCAATCTCCGAGAAGGTCTTTGACAGGCCTACCGTGGCGGTGTGGTTGGGCGCAGCGGGCAGTTCGTTGCCACTGATATCCTCCGGCGCACCGTCGATGGCGCTCGAAACGGTGCCCTGCACGACTGCCGACTGGAGGTAAGTGTACGACACGTCCAGCGCAGGCAACGGCCCGGCGAAGGCCCCACCCTTCACTCGGGTTCGCGCCTCCAGGCCGTAGCTCTCCACAATGCCCAGGTTTTTCTGGAAGCGGGTGCGTCCCCCGACGAGGTTTTCCACGTACAGGTAGAACCCAGTGACTTCGAACTGGCCGGCGGCCGAGCGGCCCCGCACGCCCAGCTCCGAGTTCCAGCTCTTCTCGGCCTTCAGGTCAAATCCGCCCCCATCCGCGCCGGTGGCGCTAGGCGGGTCGAAGCCCACGATCGCGAACGTTGCACTGGAGGGCGGGGTGTAGCCGCGGTGAACGCCGCCGAAGAGACGGAGATTGCTCTCGCCGAGGCTCGGGCCCAGGTCGGCCGCGCCCACATTCCAGTTGAAGCCGAGTCTGGGAAGGGGCACCACACTCGTCTGGTCGCGGTACTGGCTGCCGTTGAGGCGGTTGATGCGCGACTGCTCGAAGACCTCCAGCCGGACGCCGGGCGAGAGGCGGAGCGCCCCCCACTGCACGTCCTCCAACGCGTGAAGCGACAGGGCGCGCGTCTCGTAGACCGAACTGCCGCCAATAATCGTCACGGGCCCGGGATCGGACACGTCGCCCTGGTAGAAGACGCCCTCCCGCACGCCCACCTCGTCGCTAATCTTGCGATTGTCTTTGAAGCGTTCCCAGTGCAGGCGACCGCCGATCTCCAGGTCGGCCTCCTGGCCGAAGAGGGCGTGCCGGATGCCAAGCGAATGCTCGGCACCTGTCACGTAGAAGGTCCGAACGTTGCCGAAGTAGGGCTTGTCGTCCAACGTGAGATTGTCCACTACGTCGCTGATGCCGACGCGCATGAGGGGCCCCGGTGTATTCGGCGGGACCGGTTGGGCATCCACGTCTGCGTTTTGGTAATCGTCGGCCCGCACGAACACGTCCTTTTCTCGCCACCACGGACGGTGGAAGACATTGGCGTAAAATCGCGTGGTCCCCTGCACAGCATCGCTGTAGCGGCGGTTGTAGACCGTTCCGAGCGACGCCCGGTAGATTTGATAGAGGTCGTCGTCCTTGGGGTTGAAGTCCGGATCGGTGCGGAAGGTGTAGGGCGTAAGGCCCGTGTACGTGGCGTTGAGGCGCTCGTAGTCGGCGTTGAGCTTCACGTACAGCGACCGGCTGTCCCCGAGGTTGGCTCGCAGCTTGGCGGTGCCGTTGAACTGACGGAAGTCGTTGTTTTGGCGGAAGCCGTTTCCCCGTTTGAAGAGGAGCTGCACCTGTGGACGCACGTCGTCGGTCCCGAAGCCGCCGACCTCGCCGAACGCACTGACGTAGCCGTTCGTGCCGGGCGTCAGCTCGAGCGTGCCGCCGGGGGAGCGGCGCTGGGGGCGGCTGGTAACGTAGTTGATGACGCCGGCCATCGTCTGCGGCCCGTGCCGGATCGTGGAGCTGCCCTTAATGACCTCAATCTCCTCGATACGCTCAATGGGCGGGTTGTAGTAGAGCGGCGAGAAGACGTAGGGCGCTGGCTGGATCGGCATCCCGTCCTCCATCACCAGCACACGCTGGGTGCGGCGCGGCTGCAGGCCGCGGATGCCCACCGACATGCGGGTCTGCGTCATCCCGTCGTCGGCCAGGCCGTACACGCCGGGCACGTGCTTGAGCGCTGCCTGCGAGCCGATAGGGTCCATCTGCTCCAGGGCGGCGGCGTCGACCTTCGAAGCCGCTCCCGGGATGGCTGCGCGGGCACCCTGCGAGGTCCCGGTGATCTGCAGGCCCGCGAGCTCCACCGTCGCGCTTTCCAACTCCACCGTGATGCGCGTCGTCCGGCTCGGCCGCACCCGAACGGAGCGAGTGTGCGTGACGTAGCCGACGTATCGAACTTGCAGGGCCACCGTGTCGGCGGGCAGGTCGTCGAGAACAAAGCGGCCGTCGCTGTTGGTTGCGGTGCCAAGGGACGTGGCACTGTTC is part of the Salinibacter sp. 10B genome and encodes:
- a CDS encoding TonB-dependent receptor, with protein sequence MRTLLSGLALVFVLSLNWVPLATAQADRDGQIAGQVVTAASGRPLPNATVSLVNSATSLGTATNSDGRFVLDDLPADTVALQVRYVGYVTHTRSVRVRPSRTTRITVELESATVELAGLQITGTSQGARAAIPGAASKVDAAALEQMDPIGSQAALKHVPGVYGLADDGMTQTRMSVGIRGLQPRRTQRVLVMEDGMPIQPAPYVFSPLYYNPPIERIEEIEVIKGSSTIRHGPQTMAGVINYVTSRPQRRSPGGTLELTPGTNGYVSAFGEVGGFGTDDVRPQVQLLFKRGNGFRQNNDFRQFNGTAKLRANLGDSRSLYVKLNADYERLNATYTGLTPYTFRTDPDFNPKDDDLYQIYRASLGTVYNRRYSDAVQGTTRFYANVFHRPWWREKDVFVRADDYQNADVDAQPVPPNTPGPLMRVGISDVVDNLTLDDKPYFGNVRTFYVTGAEHSLGIRHALFGQEADLEIGGRLHWERFKDNRKISDEVGVREGVFYQGDVSDPGPVTIIGGSSVYETRALSLHALEDVQWGALRLSPGVRLEVFEQSRINRLNGSQYRDQTSVVPLPRLGFNWNVGAADLGPSLGESNLRLFGGVHRGYTPPSSATFAIVGFDPPSATGADGGGFDLKAEKSWNSELGVRGRSAAGQFEVTGFYLYVENLVGGRTRFQKNLGIVESYGLEARTRVKGGAFAGPLPALDVSYTYLQSAVVQGTVSSAIDGAPEDISGNELPAAPNHTATVGLSKTFSEIGLTLSTDLSYTGRFYTDLENLEMTNNRGERGPVPAHAVLDAGATYAYSDALSVQLTAKNVTDNVYIGSRLHSNPRQPSANLSTGIIPGARRQVNLSIQYDF